tggctcaatcagttcctccttcagcacaggtgtggctcaatcagtggctcagtcttcgagcagggatatccttaaaacctggcctgttggtggcccttgaggactggagttgcccgccccgaCCCCGGGGGAAGCAAGATACAGAATCGGTGGGCAGCTGTAAATATGGAGATACAGTTAGCACCGGGAATAAAAGCTCACCCAGGTGTGAACCCTGCAGCAGATTGCTTGGTgtactgggggagatgatgatgatgatgatgatgatgatggtgtacATGATGGTGGTGTACATGATGATGGTGTACATGATGATGGTgtacatgatgatgatgatgatgatggtgtacATGATGGTGGTGTACATGATGATGGTGTACATGATGGTGGTGTACATGATGCTTGTCTGACTGTCTCGGTGCCCGGTCTCTCGTTATTGGCAGCTGTTTGGTGCTGAACGTGGGATCTCCAACCACATCGGACCCAAGCCTATATAGTGACGCCGCCTGCAAAGCGATGCACTACTACGCCACCGCGGTCTTCCTGCTCGCGTTCCTCGTCACGGCCATTCTCATTCTGGTAGGAATGTTTCCTGTCTGTTTTCTGGTGTTTCAAGGGAGCAAAGTGAGCCCGCCGATATATTTAAGGGGTCTCATATGGCTCATTGGTgccttttttttaacccaaatctaaccccatcatttatttttttatcattataCTTGGGAGGGcggtgatttcctctggctgctcccttgtgtgtgatgtcactgtgtgatgtcactgtgtgatgtcactgtgtgagcaGCGAGcacttgtacagccagagtccccctccccttatctttattgtctcTCTGATAATGACAGGGGGGATAAGGGAAAGGAAACACTTGCTTgacaaacactccccccccccattcagagacccctaagaaattcaagtGTCCGCCTGTGGGATTGCAGCGTTAAAATGCACGTTACCCCTTTGCATGCTGCGTAATGCATAACGACGgggttaataaaataataataaagcagTTTTATGCGTGTTCTGTCCCTCTCAGCGCACTGTATGCGCGTTTTGACCCTCGCAGCGCACTGTACGCACGCTCTGACCCTCGCAGCGCAGTGTACGCACGTTCTGACCCTCGCAGCGCACTGTATGCACATTCTGACCCTCGCAGCACACTGTACGCACGCTCTGACCCTCGCAGCGCACTCACAATGATAAGAAGCTCATGGATTTCTTTCTGTTATGTTTCTGTTCGCAGGTCCTATTGGGAAAGACCTGCGCCTTGTTCAAAAGGTATCTGGCGACAGGGAGTCGCTTCGGAGACCCAGAGTGGGCGGTAATATGCGTCACAAGAAGGAGGGCGCTTCTTTACCCGGTTAtctttttctgctgttgtttgCCAGGTCGGTATCATAAACAAATAAACATTAGCCTTTTCTTTGGGGGTCTATGAATGTGGGAATGAATCCGCAGCCCATATCCCGCCCTTATCCCCGCCCGCCCATATCCCGCCCTTATTCCGCCCCGCCCGTATCCCGCCCTTATCCCCGCCCCGCCCTTATCCCCGCCCCGCCCTTATCCCCGCCCCGCCCTTATCCCCGCCCCGCCCTTATCCCCGCCCTTATCCCCGCCCCGCCCTTATCCCCGCCCCGCCCTTATCCCTGCCCCGCCCTGCCCTTATCCCCACCCCGCCCATATCCCACCCTGCCCTTATCCCCGCCCCGTCCTTATCCCCACCCCGTCATAATCCCCACCCCGCCCTTATCCCCACCCCGCCCTTATCCCCACCCCGCCCTTATCCCCACCCCGCCCTTATCCCCACCCCGCCCTTATCCCCACCCTGCCCTTATCCCACCCCGCCCTTATCCCCACCCCGTCCTTATCCCCTCCCCGTCCTTATCCCACCCCGCCCTTATCCCCACCCCGCCCTTATCCCCACCCCGCCCTTATCCCCACCCCGCCCTTATCCCCACCCCTGTCCTTATCCCACCCCGCCCTTATCAGCAAGGCAAtaatattaaccctttgggtgccctctAGACGTAGCTGCTACATCACGGGGTCCAGCCCGTGACATCACAATGTTCCTGCCCGTTTTTCTAGGCGAGATCGCGTTATGCGCTCCTCGGGGAGCTGTGTGCAAATGAAACGGAAGGCGGACTCCGCCCCTTTCCATCATCGGTGACAAAGCGGTCACATGACTGCGAGTGGCAATGGGGGCTTTGCCTGCGGAAAGCCTTTGTTCGGTGCGTAATGACATCACACAATAGGGAGGAGCCAGAGGAAGTCTCCGCTCACTGTGTTTACAAAGGAACTTCGGAAAGGTTCATACGCGTTGGGACTTATTCATGGAAGTGCGGGAGCGCAGGTTGGGCCCTGTAGCACGGACGGTCCTGTTACACCCACGGGGACTTTCCACGGGGTGCTGCCAAATCGCCACTATCCCTCGGTACGGAATAAGCCCCTGTATCCGGGCAGACCCTGATAATAATATTTCCGTGGACGTCACTGATGAGGTGTACAGTTACTGATAACGTAGTTGCAGATCTCTGAAGTGGGTGCTGCTTCTGGTCTCCTGTCCTCGCAGCGCTTTCAGTACGTGTGCGCGTGTTTTTGCACAAGGGGCGGGGAAGGTAAAAGGCAAACAGTGCACTTACCCGGAACAATTCCGAGACGTGAGATCTGAATGACTGAGGCGTTCTGGAACTTTTAAAGGGCCCGTCTCTCCTGGGACAAAGTGCACGAAAGGACAGATGATTgtgtaaccccttgagtgccccaTGGGTGCCCCATGAGTTtttcctccagagctgaactgctttaTTTTAAGCTCCAGCGAcccccgagatacttaccagtgacGGCACCAATGCTCCCTCATGGAGAATTCAATATGGCCGCCTGTGTCGTTCAATAGAACGCCACAACCAATGACACTGCAGTTTCCCATCAGCACCCAGATCCGCCATATTTTCCCCCCGGGAGGGACCGTTAAGCCCAGCACTTTCCCCGGTGGGTATTTCAGAACTGGGAGGACCCTCtggatttttgtgtctttttcaatacattattttgctgacttacctctgagtgctgtctctctctgctgttctgctgtcctgctggatggtaacgtactatatatatatatatatttcccagacAATATATATTCCATTTTGTGTACAGCCCCTTTAATAGCAGGGAGTTGGCAGACAGTGTGACCCGCTGTCCCGCAGGCAGCACAGGACACTGCCCCTTTAATAGCAGGGTATTGGCAGACAGTGTGACCCGCTGTCCCGCAGGCAGCACAGGACACTGCCCCTTTAATAGCAGGGAGTTGGCAGACAGTGTGACCCCTTGTCCCGCAGGCAGCACAGGACACTGCCCCTTTAATATCAGGAAATGGGCATACAGTATTTGTGTCACTAATAACCCATTATCTATGTGGGGATTCAATAACCAGGCAGTGTCCATTCCGGAGTTGGGTTATTAATACccgcatattattattattattattgaattgTATGGCGCTAACaatccacagcgcagtacaatgtgggaagGAGGGCAATAACATTGTATTAAGGTCCCGGACCCGAGGAGCGTACACGGATGTGACGGTTTCATCTTCTCTCTCTGTTCTTTGTGCAGCTGTGACACTGGCCATCCTTAAATTGGTCCACCGTGAAGAGACACACGCCATCTACAtgtatgtgctgtattttatCCAGGTACGTGAGTAGGGATATCGTTCGGGTCTTGTTTATGGATTCCGTTGACAGCTATGTGAAATAAAATTGTCCAGGTACGATGTATGTTCAGTTGCGGTGCCTGTATGTTCAGTTGCTGTGCCTGTATGTTCAGTTGCTGTGCCTGTATGTTCAGTTGCTGTGCCTGTATGTTCAGTTGCGGTGCCTGTATGTTCAGTTGCGGTGCCTGTAGGTTCAGTTGCTGTGCCTGTATGTTCAGTTGCTGTGCCTGTATGTTCAGTTGCTGTGCCTGTATGTTCAGTTGCTGTGCCTGTATGTTCAGTTGCTGTGCCTGTATGTTCAGTTGCTGTGCCTGTATGTTCAGTTGCTGTGCCTGTATGTTCAGTTGCGGTGCCTGTATGTTCAGTTGCTGTGCCTGTATGTTCAGTTGCTGTGCCTGTATGTTCAGTTGCTGTGCCTGTATGTTCAGTTGCGGTGCCTGTATGTTCAGTTGCGGTGCCTGTATGTTCAGTTGCTGTGCCTGTAGGTTCAGTTGCTGTGCCTGTATGTTCAGTTGCTGTGCCTGTATGTTCAGTTGCTGTGCCTGTATGTTCAGTTGCTGTGCCTGTATGTTCAGTTGCTGTGCCTGTATGTTCAGTTGCTGTGCCTGTATGTTCAGTTGCTGTGCCTGTATGTTCAGTTGCGGTGCCTGTATGTTCAGTTGCTGTGCCTGTAGGTTCAGTTGCGGTGCCTGTATGTTCAGTTGCTGTGCCTGTATGTTCAGTTGCTGTGCCTGTATGTTCAGTTGCGGTGCCTGTATGTTCAGTTGCGGTGCCTGTATGTTCAGTTGCTGTGCCTGTAGGTTCAGTTGCTGTGCCTGTATGTTCAGTTGCTGTGCCTGTATGTTCAGTTGCTGTGCCTGTATGTTCAGTTGCTGTGCCTGTATGTTCAGTTGCTGTGCCTGTAGGTTCAGTTGCTATGCCTGTATGTTCAGTTGCTGTGCCTGTAGGTTCAGTTGCGGTGCCTCTATGTTCAGTTGCTGTGCCTGTATGTTCAGTTGCGGTGCCTGTATGTTCAGTTGCTGTGCCTGTATGTTCAGTTGCGGTGCCTGTATGTTCAGTTGCTGTGCCTGTATGTTCAGTTGCTGTGCCTGTATGTTCAGTTGCTCTGCCTGTATGTTCAGGGCACgtgtcctcaactccagtcctgcgGTAATATTTCAGCTGGAATCCACAGGCATGGTGACCCAGTAAGTGCCGCTCGTGAGAAGGGCAGCACAATTACACGGCTAAAATGCTTCCTTGCCCAGAAGAGCTTCCATTTAAAATCTGACTACAGTAAATTACAAAAAAGTCACATTGTGGGGTCTTTAGTGGGGCATATACTTCAACATCCTGTATTTTCGTTAAGGCGCTATTCCTCCTGTGTCATGTAAAGCTGCTTTACTTTTCTCGATTTGAGGTTTGGTGTTATGTTTGGAACATGTTTGGGGGAGTTTTCTGAAAGGCTTTGTCCTAAGATTCCCCCGGCATTAAACTAAATAAAGTCTTTGTGGCGTTGCTCATGGAAGACGTGCTGCCCTTGGTTCCTTGTTTTGAGGTTCACGGTTAGAATGCTATTGGAAAATTTTAGTCACAGGCCACGGAACGTGTGGTGGGGTCAGCTGTGTGCAATCCACTGAGATGTGGCCGGATGTCCTGGGATCTTCGTGTTATAGAATAATCCTCTATGTTGTCCAAAGTGGCCGCCCGGGCTGTCTTCggccaaaaataaaccacatcaGTCATTAGGGATTTTCAGCCAAAATCGTTCCAAATGGCCGCGGCAGACTGCATGGAATTAACCCTTTATGCTCTTATTGCTAGGGGATTTCACGAGTGTCCTGAGATTGGGTCCTTCTCCACGTAATGACTGATTTATAACATTGCCACTTAACCGCCGCCAAAGTCTCACAATGAGTTTTGATCGTCAATGCCCTGATACTAATAGTCGCCGGCTTATTTCTAGGCGGATCAATGAATATATGATCCATCTGACATGTTGCTTTGTTTCAGGCCTTTACCGCTGTATCCCAAGGGCTGCTCAACTGCTTAGTGTATGGGTGGACGAGTAGGATGTTACACTACCTGAAGCAGACGGCTTGCCGTGACGTGGACACGCAGACGCCGCTCCTGCGCTCTCAGAAGAAGCTCTACGCCAGCACACAGACCAACGCAGTGTCACCCACAATCACGCCCCTGTGATCTTGTCAAGGACTTTCTTGATTTGGGACAAACAGGGTTGTGTCCAACTCTTGCACAGTGTGCATGTTATCTGTGGGTAGTGATACTACCCGAATCTATATGACCCAGGACTGTTCATCGTGGACGGTGAATTCGACAGCAGGGTTTCGAATTTGGATAGGCGcagagctgtatatataaattccacagggggaaaaaaatgaagtTTTATCTTTTTAGCTGCCGTCCTGTGATGTCACTGGGGTGATGTCATAGTCAAACCCAAAACTATAGAGAATCGTTGTGGTGCAGGATAATGCTATTCTTCTCCATCATGGCTAATTCATCCAATTTTCATGATGAGATGTCCCAATTTTGCAGCTTTACAGAAACTCAAAATAAGTTTATTTTCAAACCAATTGTTATTTTTATTCCACAAAAGTCCAGGACAAAGTGAAGAGAATCACACTATAATTCAAAAATCTCTCCGGCTATCCACATTCTAACAGACTGTACCAACAAACTGTAAAGGGGCAGATTTGTTAAACGGTGTTAAGGATTATAACCCAGAAGCTGTCCGGTCATAAGACCTTACAGCAGGGGGCGCTGTTGCGTGGGTAACTCCAGCCCTCAGTCTAGTTTCAAAACCGGAAAAAGATGTTTAAAGGAGCCAAGTTTTTGTAACTTTATTTTTGCGATTGCGTTATTTATTGGTGGGTGTCCGTTGCGTTAGTGTCTTAGTTAAAGTAATGTGGGCTTAAGAagccattttaaaaatacccttaGGAATGTTATATTCATTTAAACAACATATGGGAGCCAGTTGCATGGCCCCTCTGCCAGTGAAGGGCTAAAGGGGAAGAACGCCGGTGTGTTCCGTTAAGTGCAATACTTTGTTATCTCAGTGATTGGGATTTTTTACTGTTAGAGTTGGGAAATAGGAATTAAACTCCAGGTCAGCGCTTCAAACGGTCAGCAACGTATTCTTTTAACTTAACACATTCACTGCTGGGGCCCCTGCAAAACCTGTCGCACGCAGTTGTGTTGCAGACGCCTTCAGTAGCAACGGCTTAAAGACCCAAATTCCATTCGGCAATGTGTATCGGAGTTGCAATAAaaatgaaagcactcagccagATAGCACCTTCTCTCTACAATCTTTATCTCCTTCAGCGCCCTACAGACGTATAGTATatttcaggggtgctcaactccagccctcaagcacCCCCTCCAAAAAAGGTCGGGTTTTGTGGATatttcagcttcagcacaggtggctaatgCAGTCCCagtataccggtatacacatacacgcccagagaggtaataccggtatacacatacacgcccagagaggtaataccggtatacacatacacgcccagagaggtaataccggtatacacatacacgtccagagaggtaataccggtatacacatacacgcccagagaggtaataccggtatacgcatacacacccagagaggtaataccggtacacacatacacgcccagagaggtaataccggtatacacatacacgcccagagaggtaataccggtatacacatacacgcccagagaggtaataccggtacacacatacacgcccagagaggtaataccggtatacacatacacgccaagagaggtaataccggtatatacatacacgcccagagaggtaataccggtatacacatacacgcccagagaggtaatactggtatacacatacacgcccagagaggtaataccggtatacacgtacacgcccagagaggtaataccggtatacacatacacacacccagagaggtaataccggtatacacatacacgcccagagaggtaataccggtatacacatacacgcacagagaagtaataccggtatacacatacacgcccagagaggtaataccggtatacacgtacacgcccagagaggtaataccggtatacacatacacacacccagagaggtaataccggtatacacatacacgcccagagaggtaataccggtatacacatacacgcccagagaggtaataccggtatacacatacacgcccagagaggtaataccggtatatacatactgtacatgcccagagaggtaataccggtatacacatacacgcccagagaggtaataccggtatacacatacacgcccagagaggtaataccggtatatacatactgtacatgcccagagaggtaataccggtatacacatacacgcccagagaggtaataccggtatatacatacacgcccagagaggtaataccggtatacacatacacgcccagagaggtaatactggtatatacatacacgcccagagaggtaataccggtatatacatacacgcccagagaggtaataccggtatacacgtacacgcccagagaggtaatactggtatatacatacacgcccagagaggtaataccggtatacacatacacgcccagagaggtaataccggtatacacatacacacacccagagaggtaataccggtatacacacacacgcccagagaggtaataccggtatacacatacacgcccagagaggtaataccggtatacacatacacacccagagaggtaataccggtatacacatacacgcccagagaggtaataccggtatacacatacacgcccagagaggtaataccggtatacacatacacgcccagagaggtaataccggtatacacatacacgcccagagaggtaataccggtatacacatacatgtccagagaggtaataccggtatacacgtacacgcccagagaggtaataccggtatacacatacacacacccagagaggtaataccggtatacacatacacgcccagagaggtaataccggtatatacatactgtacatgcccagagaggtaataccggtatacacatacacgcccagagaggtaataccggtatacacatacatgtccagagaggtaataccggtatacacgtacacgcccagagaggtaataccggtatacacatacacacacccagagaggtaataccggtatacacatacacgcccagagaggtaataccggtatatacatactgtacatgcccagagaggtaataccggtatacacatacacgcccagagaggtaataccggtatacacatacacgcccagagaggtaataccggtatatacatacacgcccagagaggtaataccggcatacacgtacacgcccagagaggtaatactggtatatacatacacgcccagagaggtaataccggtatacacatacacgcccagagagataataccggtatacacatacacgcccagagaggtaataccggtatacacatacaggcccagagaggtaataccggtatacacgtacacgccc
The Ascaphus truei isolate aAscTru1 chromosome 13, aAscTru1.hap1, whole genome shotgun sequence DNA segment above includes these coding regions:
- the TMEM116 gene encoding transmembrane protein 116 isoform X3 yields the protein MATLSVIGSGSIIGYAVFHNVIKSPQVRPLFYLSLSDLLLALCWLIAAVLHRQKQTNTACYNLQAVGQFIYMSSFLYTFNYTWQLCRDLKTKLDRALYKVSDKECRIGRIVTVLSSVLPFLLIVPILSVGNIKECYRNCSFPHSCLVLNVGSPTTSDPSLYSDAACKAMHYYATAVFLLAFLVTAILILVLLGKTCALFKRYLATGSRFGDPEWAVICVTRRRALLYPVIFFCCCLPAVTLAILKLVHREETHAIYMYVLYFIQAFTAVSQGLLNCLVYGWTSRMLHYLKQTACRDVDTQTPLLRSQKKLYASTQTNAVSPTITPL
- the TMEM116 gene encoding transmembrane protein 116 isoform X2, translating into MGSLRNAAMVPIGCIATSDYAGANTSTSDDSREVYAAVEWIQFFMATLSVIGSGSIIGYAVFHNVIKSPQVRPLFYLSLSDLLLALCWLIAAVLHRQKQTNTACYNLQAVGQVSDKECRIGRIVTVLSSVLPFLLIVPILSVGNIKECYRNCSFPHSCLVLNVGSPTTSDPSLYSDAACKAMHYYATAVFLLAFLVTAILILVLLGKTCALFKRYLATGSRFGDPEWAVICVTRRRALLYPVIFFCCCLPAVTLAILKLVHREETHAIYMYVLYFIQAFTAVSQGLLNCLVYGWTSRMLHYLKQTACRDVDTQTPLLRSQKKLYASTQTNAVSPTITPL